Below is a window of Candidatus Aminicenantes bacterium DNA.
CGTCCTGCCGGCGCCCGAGTCCGCGCACGCGGTGGCGGCCGTGATCGACGAGGCATTGGAAGCCAAGCGCGAAGGACGGGAGCGAACGATCCTCTTCAATCTTTCCGGCCACGGCTTTCTCGACCTCAATGCCTACCAGGCCTGTGGGAACGGGAGGACAGACGACTCAGCCTGAAGATCATCCTGCCGCAACTCGAATTCCGAACCCGCCCGGGCTATAATGACCGTCGACCGGCCGAAGGCCGCGAATAAGGAAAATGCCGTGCACCGATCCGGACCGTCTCCGAAGAAAATGGCTGCCGATATCGTCGCCCGTCTCGCGAGTGGGGGAGACCCAGTCCACGCGGCGGGGGCTCATCGCTATTTCCGCGAGCAGGTGGAGTTCTACGGCTGGACGACGCCCCGCATGCGCGCCCTGGTGGCGGAGATCTACGCCGAGGTGCGCTCCTCGTGGTCACTAGCCGATGCCCTAGCCCTGGCCGAAATCCTGCTGCCCCGACAGAAATTCGAAGCCAAGGCGGTCGGCATTCTCATCCTTCTCAAGTTCAAGAAGGACTTTGGGCCGGCCGAATTCCGGAAGATTAAAGCCTGGCTGGCCAAGGACTACTGCAACAACTGGGCTTCCGTGGACAGCCTTTGTCCGGAAGGCCTGGGCGGACTGATCGGGACGCATCCCGCCCTGGCGGACGAGATCCTTCAATGGACCAGCCATGGCAACCGCTGGGTCAGGCGGGGGTCGATTGTCGCTTTCATCGGGCTGACCCGGCGCGGCCGATTCCTGGATCAGGCCTATGTCGTGGCCGCGGCGATGCTGGGAACCGACGACGATCTCCTGCAGAAGGCCACGGGATGGATGTTGCGGGAAGCCGGGAAAGCCGACGCGCCTCGACTCAAAAAGTTTCTTCTGGCCAACGGCCCGGCCATCCCCCGGACCACCCTCCGCTACGCCATCGAACGCTTTCCGGAGGCCGAGCGCAAAGCGCTTCTGGCCGCGACTAAGTCCCATGTGTGACACCATCGTCGCTCTGGGCGAGACGACCTCGGACGGGGCGACGCTGTTTGCCAAGAACTCCGACCGCGAGCCCAACGAGGCCCATGTCATTCTGCGCGTTCCGGCCGCCCGCCATGCCTCGGGCGAGCGGGTTCATTGCACTTACATCGATGTCCCCCAGGTCGAGGAGACGTTCGAGATCCTGCTGGCCAAGCCGTTCTGGATCTGGGGTGGGGAGATGGGCGCCAACGAGCACGGCGTCGTGATCGGCAATGAAGCCGTGTTCACCAGAGTTCCTTACGATAAGACCCCCGGCCTGATCGGGATGGACTTCCTGCGCCTGGCTCTGGAGAGGAGCCGGACGGCGGCCGAGGCCCGCGATGTAATCACGGCGCTGCTGGCCCGCCACGGGCAGGGAGGCAACTGCGGATTCCGTCACAAAACCTACTACCATAACAGCTTTCTCCTTGCCGACCCGAAAGAGGCCTGGGTGCTGGAGACAGCGGGCCGCGAGTGGGCGGCTGTGAAGGTGCGGGACATCCGTTCGATCTCCAATGGGTTGACGATCGGGAGCGAGTACGATCTGGCCTCGCCCGGCCTGGTCGAGACCGCGGCGAAGCGCGGTTGGACTAAGCGCGGCCGGGCCTTCGATTTCGCCCGCGACTATTCCGACGCCGTCTTTACCCGTTT
It encodes the following:
- a CDS encoding DNA alkylation repair protein; the encoded protein is MAADIVARLASGGDPVHAAGAHRYFREQVEFYGWTTPRMRALVAEIYAEVRSSWSLADALALAEILLPRQKFEAKAVGILILLKFKKDFGPAEFRKIKAWLAKDYCNNWASVDSLCPEGLGGLIGTHPALADEILQWTSHGNRWVRRGSIVAFIGLTRRGRFLDQAYVVAAAMLGTDDDLLQKATGWMLREAGKADAPRLKKFLLANGPAIPRTTLRYAIERFPEAERKALLAATKSHV
- a CDS encoding C69 family dipeptidase, which translates into the protein MCDTIVALGETTSDGATLFAKNSDREPNEAHVILRVPAARHASGERVHCTYIDVPQVEETFEILLAKPFWIWGGEMGANEHGVVIGNEAVFTRVPYDKTPGLIGMDFLRLALERSRTAAEARDVITALLARHGQGGNCGFRHKTYYHNSFLLADPKEAWVLETAGREWAAVKVRDIRSISNGLTIGSEYDLASPGLVETAAKRGWTKRGRAFDFARDYSDAVFTRFSRCRERRCRTEELLRGARGRIDVAAMMNVLRDHGAGAGSGWSPSRGLAGFTVCAHAGFGPIRSTGTTGSMVSHLLPGAQTHFLTGTAAPCTSLFKPVWLGGRWMPVEPVPEGTYNAATLFWRHESLHRAILRDYPTRAPIGRAERVEIEGRFIREALACIPAGREALTQRSFSEADEFESRWLDSIGKPEARRYPGALYGAAWRGFDRRAKMPKP